A genome region from Trichoderma asperellum chromosome 7, complete sequence includes the following:
- a CDS encoding uncharacterized protein (EggNog:ENOG41), whose amino-acid sequence MATEATVLHGPLPSAADGSTTSPTPRGGDGKLDGRPLSHTAVSRQRQRRERKRDEDEDKEALSDDAASVGSGRRAPSRRSSFPYRDIIKSVLSHVMTKNEISTSSSPSPSSPPSSSHGKDKSEMKDKKVEEVVRGLAMEEWNARWLDELVAKVKGELNDAASYHSVSDDCPPTPSSQSSDDDDDDDDAASLKDSMKRYQPTVEDYDEDEDSASEPESQDTAQDGTSQPLSRSSSLSSSSSTDSAMSSPSSHSSYSTTASSPPPAEPKDPRLSPRPTVHFSDKQPPVIHYITDPPEPEPEPESEPEREPELYQTHSLPSQPRPPVVSERQAPTWGALFNERDEPTPALGRFLRGLANYIIAEYSPTDSLVITPDKLFKFYTRYKLDNEFFPFQRVFDTRYHKSLRGLSFLFTDLRCEHHLVQESITTKPIIPSLTPTGFEDWMTLLIRAFPDREAKRLDMVLADIPLLADDNRHSSRSPVRASSSSSGERPLLLLPRQLPRQLFPERGHARAFDLLASSFSEWNRITTTVPVPPPEVPPPHPLAYSLSSNIPASLQKLPPAASKALKEDTRRHKDACYIDQTRLRPSSIIYPSSASPTSPSSSSFSTSSSIPADVVKSHSELQQQQPSSTSGSSSSSSSKHHHRTSRSKERDSRHRSSRPRERSPPPSSSGRRSHRSRRYRASSPSESVEQRYSSGRSDERRRERERRGSVAER is encoded by the exons ATGGCTACCGAGGCGACGGTCTTACACGGACCTCTGCCGTCGGCGGCAGATGGGAGCACAACCTCGCCAACACCGCGCGGCGGTGACGGGAAGCTGGATGGCCGGCCTTTGAGCCATACCGCCGTTTCcagacaaagacaaaggcGAGAGCGGaagagagatgaagacgaagataaAGAGGCCCTCTCAGACGACGCTGCCTCTGTCGGGTCTGGACGAAGGGCGCCTTCAAGACGGTCGTCTTTTCCGTACAGAGACATCATCAAGTCTGTTCTATCGCACGTTATGACCAAGAACGAGATTTccacatcttcttctccttctccttcttctccaccctcttcttcacacGGCAAAGACAAGTCCGAGatgaaggacaagaaggtCGAAGAGGTCGTCAGGGGCCTTGCCATGGAGGAGTGGAACGCACGGTGGCTGGATGAGCTTGTGGCCAAGGTCAAAGGAGAGC TCAATGACGCCGCCTCATATCACAGCGTCTCTGATGACTGCCCTCCCACGCCATCCTCTCAGTccagcgacgatgatgatgatgatgatgatgccgcctCTCTGAAAGATTCCATGAAGCGCTACCAGCCCACCGTGGAAGActacgatgaagacgaggactcAGCATCAGAGCCTGAATCTCAAGACACCGCTCAAGACGGCACCTCCCAGCCGCTCAGCCGCTCCTCTTCACTCTCATCAAGCTCCTCCACAGACTCGGCCATGTCCTCCCCCAGCAGCCACTCCTCATACTCCACCACGGCTTCATCCCCTCCCCCCGCCGAGCCAAAGGATCCTCGCCTGTCTCCTCGCCCGACAGTTCACTTCTCCGACAAACAACCCCCTGTTATACACTACATCACCGACCCGCCCGAGCCCGAGCCTGAGCCTGAGTCTGAGCCTGAGCGTGAACCTGAATTATACCAAACTCATTCGCTGCCTTCTCAGCCAAGGCCTCCTGTTGTGTCTGAGAGACAGGCTCCCACATGGGGAGCACTGTTTAACGAGAGGGATGAGCCTACTCCTGCACTGGGCAGATTTCTCCGTGGCTTGGCAAACTACATT ATTGCAGAGTACTCCCCCACAGATTCCCTCGTCATCACCCCCGACAAACTCTTCAAATTCTACACCCGCTACAAGCTCGACAATGAATTCTTCCCCTTCCAAC GCGTCTTCGACACCCGCTACCACAAATCCCTCCGCGGCCTCTCATTCCTCTTCACCGACCTCCGCTGCGAGCACCACCTCGTCCAGGaatccatcaccaccaaacCCATCATCCCGTCCCTCACGCCCACCGGCTTCGAGGACTGGATGACGCTGCTGATCCGCGCATTCCCCGACCGCGAGGCCAAGCGGCTGGACATGGTCCTCGCCGACATCCCCCTCCTGGCAGACGATAacaggcacagcagcaggagtCCCGTaagggccagcagcagcagctctggcgagaggcctcttcttcttcttcccagacAACTCCCTCGGCAGCTCTTCCCTGAAAGAGGCCACGCTCGGGCTTTTGACCTGCTGGCCTCGTCTTTCTCAGAGTGGAACAGAATCACTACTACAGTGCCTGTCCCGCCTCCTGAAGTGCCGCCTCCTCACCCGCTTGCCTATTCACTCAGCTCTAATATCCCGGCTTCGCTGCAGAAACTTCCTCCAGCGGCGAGCAAGGCCCTCAAGGAAGATACTCGCCGCCACAAGGACGCCTGCTACATCGACCAGACACGCCTGCGTCCATCCTCCATCATCTACCCTTCCTCTGCATCCCCCACAtcgccatcctcatcctccttctcGACATCCTCGTCCATACCCGCAGATGTCGTCAAATCCCACtccgagctgcagcagcagcagccatcttccacctccggctcaagctcctcctcgtcgtccaAGCATCACCACCGCACATCTCGCTCCAAAGAACGCGACTCCCGTCATCGATCTTCCCGCCCGCGCGAGAGGTCGCCTCCTCCGTCGAGCAGTGGACGGCGCAGTCATAGAAGTAGACGATACAGGGCATCTAGCCCTAGCGAGTCGGTAGAGCAGAGATATAGCTCTGGAAGAAGTGATGAGCGacggagggagagagagaggagaggcagcGTGGCTGAAAGGTGA
- a CDS encoding uncharacterized protein (TransMembrane:1 (o29-48i)): MPGSSRIPQSLRGSLESVKRRRQALSLRMINLDLLKNILFFFFVLRYTRRLWWKLKGRGIIGAILELYRDIERTLYGYFLRAPGVRGQVQKKVKESLEKMSNKLVPPGQTRYLTLPKEGMTDEAVRAELDALANMDHTRWEDGFVSGAVYHGEDELLKLQAEAFGKFTVANPIHPDVFPGVRKMEAEIVSMVLNMFHAPIGAAGVTTSGGTESILMAVLSARQKAYNERGVTEPEMILPATAHTAFRKAGEYFKIKIHYVDCPAPSYQVDIRRVSRLINSNTVMLVGSAPNFPHGIIDDISALSKLALRKKLCLHVDCCLGSFVIANLEKAGFESTPFDFRLKGVTSISCDTHKYGFAPKGSSTVLYRNAELRSYQYFVSPDWAGGVYASPGLAGSRPGALIAGCWASMMRLGEAGYVDACVKIVGATKKIAEAIENGPVLGGELDLIGKPLVSVVAFSSKTLNVYDIADGMSSKGWHLNALQSPPAIHVAVTMPIVKVWERLVADLETVVEEEREKERVRLVEGKGAKGKAMGDSAALYGVAGSLPNKGVVVDLATGFLDLLYKV, translated from the exons ATGCCAGGGAGCTCACGCATTCCTCAGAGCCTCCGCGGCAGTCTGGAGAGCGTCAAGCGCCGCCGACAGGCGCTCTCCCTCCGCATGATCAACCTGGACCT CCTCAAGAacatcctcttcttcttcttcgtgcTCCGGTATACCCGGCGGCTGTGGTGGAAGCTCAAGGGCCGAGGCATCATCGGCGCCATCCTCGAGCTGTACCGCGACATTGAACGGACGCTCTATGGCTACTTTTTGCGCGCGCCGGGCGTGCGCGGCCAGGTGCAGAAGAAGGTCAAGGAATCGCTCGAGAAGATGTCCAACAAGCTGGTGCCCCCCGGCCAGACGAGATACCTGACGCTGCCGAAGGAGGGCATGACGGACGAGGCGGTGCGCGCAGAGCTCGACGCCCTTGCCAACATGGACCATACGCGCTGGGAGGATGGCTTTGTGTCTGGCGCGGTGTACCATGGCGAGGACGAGCTGCTCAAGCTGCAGGCCGAGGCCTTTGGCAAGTTTACCGTGGCGAATCCAATCCACCCGGATGTCTTCCCTGGCGTGCGCAAGATGGAGGCCGAGATTGTGAGCATGGTGCTCAACATGTTCCATGCCCCGATCGGAGCTGCTGGAGTGACAACCTCCGGCGGCACTGAGAGTATCCTGATGGCTGTGCTGTCTGCACGCCAAAAGGCCTACAATGAGCGTGGAGTTACGGAGCCCGAGAT GATCCTGCCGGCCACCGCACATACGGCCTTCCGCAAGGCTGGCGAGTACTTCAAGATCAAGATTCACTACGTAGACTGCCCTGCTCCCTCGTATCAGGTAGATATTCGCCGCGTCTCACGcctcatcaacagcaacactGTTATGCTTGTTGGTTCTGCGCCCAACTTCCCCCACGGCATCATCGATGACATTTCAGCCCTGAGCAAGCTCGCACTGCGCAAGAAGCTCTGCCTTCACGTGGACTGCTGCCTCGGCTCCTTTGTCATTGCCAACCTTGAAAAGGCTGGCTTTGAGTCGACGCCCTTTGATTTCCGCCTCAAGGGTGTCACCAGTATCAGCTGCGACACGCACAAGTACGGCTTCGCCCCCAAGGGCAGCTCCACGGTGCTCTACCGCAACGCCGAGCTGCGATCATACCAGTACTTTGTGTCTCCCGACTGGGCAGGGGGCGTCTACGCCTCGCCCGGCTTGGCAGGATCACGGCCAGGAGCGCTGATTGCCGGCTGCTGGGCCAGCATGATGCGCCTGGGTGAGGCGGGCTACGTGGACGCCTGCGTCAAGATTGTGGGGGCCACCAAGAAGATTGCCGAGGCGATTGAGAACGGCCCCGTGCTCGGCGGCGAGCTGGACCTCATCGGCAAGCCGCTGGTGTCGGTTGTCGCCTTTTCGTCCAAGACGCTCAACGTGTACGATATCGCAGACGGCATGTCATCCAAGGGCTGGCACCTTAACGCGCTGCAGAGCCCACCGGCCATCCACGTCGCAGTGACCATGCCCATAGTGAAGGTGTGGGAGCGGCTGGTTGCTGATTTGGAGACGGtcgtggaggaggagcgcgAGAAGGAGAGGGTCAGGCTGGTGGAGGGCAAGGGGGCCAAGGGCAAGGCAATGGGCGACTCGGCGGCGCTGTACGGCGTGGCGGGATCGCTGCCGAACAAGGGGGTGGTTGTTGATCTGGCGACAGGGTTCCTCGACTTGCTGTACAAGGTGTGA
- a CDS encoding uncharacterized protein (TransMembrane:1 (i31-48o)~CAZy:GT34) translates to MHYAYPARKSSNPPPFRPRSTRLPGLRRSRLRTIGIVAFAIFALLWLFSNPSVPRPDRERVPSGQPPVVIVTVIDPTSYNNAYLKTIRENREQYAAKHGYEAFIVKAYDYDTQGAPQSWSKLMAMRHALTKFPECKFIWYLDQDAYIMDVNKSLEEHILGQRKLEGLMIKNYPVVPPDSIIRTFSHLRADNVDLIVSQDRSGLVAGSVIVRNSEWSKFFIETWMDPLYRSYNFQKAERHALEHIVQWHPTILSKLALVPQRTLGPYTRTDQGDAYQDGDFVVYFWGCAKSGQGSCETESSSYYKKWSSAFGN, encoded by the exons ATGCACTACGCCTATCCTGCTCGCAAGAGCTCCAACCCGCCTCCCTTCCGACCCAGATCCACGAGACTGCCCGGCTTGCGAAGGAGTCGGCTCAGGACCATTGGCATTGTTGCGTTTGCGATATTTGCGCTGCTTTGGCTGTTTTCAAATCCAAGCGTTCCTCGCCCCGATCGCGAGCGTGTGCCTTCAGGCCAGCCGCCAGTTGTCATTGTGACAGTCATTGACCCGACTTCATACAATAACGCCTATCTAAAAACAATCAGAGAGAACCGAGAGCAGTATGCGGCCAAGCATG GATACGAGGCATTTATCGTCAAGGCCTACGACTACGATACTCAGGGAGCGCCACAGAGCTGGTCGAAGCTCATGGCTATGCGACACGCATTGACCAAATTCCCCGAGTGCAAGTTCATCTGGTATCTTGACCAGGACGCTTACATCATGGACGTCAACAAGTCATTGGAGGAACATATCCTGGGCCAGAGGAAGCTGGAGGGCTTGATGATCAAGAACTACCCTGTTGTTCCTCCGGACAGCATTATCAGAACCTTCTCGCACTTGAGGGCGGATAATGTTGATCTCATCGTCAGCCAGGACAGGTCAGGCCTGGTGGCTGGGAGCGTGATTGTGAGGAACAGCGAATGGAGCAAGTTCTTCATCGAGACTTGGATGGACCCTCTGTACCGAAGCTACAACTTCCAAAAGGCAGAGAGACATGCTCTG GAACATATTGTTCAATGGCACCCCACCATCCTCTCGAAGCTGGCGCTCGTGCCTCAGCGCACACTCGGCCCGTACACGCGCACCGACCAAGGCGATGCATACCAAGACGGCGACTTTGTGGTCTACTTTTGGGGCTGTGCCAAGTCAGGCCAGGGCAGCTGCGAAACCGAATCGTCAAGTTACTACAAGAAATGGAGCTCGGCTTTCGGCAACTAA